TCGGGCTCCGGCTGCACCAGGGCGTCCAGGGCCCGGCGCAGCAGGTCGGCCGCCTGGTCGCGCCGGTCGGGATCCCGGAGCCGCAGATGGACGGACCCGGCGCCGACGGACGACTTCAGCTCGCCCTTGGTGCCCTCGGCGATCACCCGGCCGCGGTCGATGACGGCGATCCGGGACGCCAGCTGGTCGGCCTCGTCCAGGTACTGCGTGGTCAGCAGCACGGTGGTGCCCTGGGCGACCACGGCCCGCACGATGTCCCACACCTGGTTGCGGCTGCGCGGGTCCAGGCCGGTCGTCGGCTCGTCGAGGAACAGCAGGTCGGGGGTGTTGAGGATGGACGCGGCGATGTCGATCCGGCGCCGCATGCCGCCCGAGTAGTGCTTGACCTGCTTCCCGGCCGCCTCCGTCAGCCCGAAGGCCTCCAGGAGCTGGCCGGCACGCTCGCGGGCGGCCTTCTTGTGGTGGCCGAGCAGCCGGCCCAGCAGGACCAGGTTCTCGGTGCCGGTGAGGTCCTCGTCCACCGAGGCGTACTGGCCGGTGAGGCTCACCCGGCCGCGCACCTCGTCGGCCTCGCGGACGATGTCGTGGCCGAAGACATGGGCCTCGCCGCCGTCCGGCCGCAGGAGCGTGGCGAGCATCTTCACGGTGGTGGTCTTGCCGGCGCCGTTCGGGCCGAGGACGCCGTAGACCGTGCCCGCGGGCACGGACAGGTCGACTCCGTCGACGGCCCGCGTCTCACCGAACGTCTTCACCAGGCCCGCGGTCTCGATCGCCAGGCCGGACGACTGCGTGCTCATGCTTCGGGTCCTTCCGAGTACGTGGGCTACGCATGGGGAGACCTTTACCGTCACCCAAACTCATCGGTCGCGCACACGGGTTTTCACCGGGACCGGACCAATGGTGTAGACGGAGCGGTTCCGGAGACGGAGGGGACTCCGTCCGGGGACCGAGGGGTAGCGTCCCTCTCATGTATGCGATCACGATTCCCGAACCCGGTGGGCCCGAGGCGCTGGTCTGGGACGAGGTCCCGGATCCCGTGCCCGGCGAGGGCGAGGTCCTGGTCGAGGTGGCGGCCGGGGCCGTCAACCGGGCCGACCTCCTGCAGCGGCAGGGCTTCTACGACCCGCCGCCCGGCGCCTCCCCCTACCCCGGCCTGGAGTGCTCCGGGCGGATCGCCGAGATCGGCCCCGGCGTCTCCGGCTGGGACGTCGGCGACGAGGTGTGCGCGCTGCTCGCCGGCGGCGGTTACGCCGAGAAGGTGGTCGTCCCGGCCGGACAGCTGCTGCCCGTGCCGGACGGCGTCGAGCTGAAGCACGCCGCGGCCCTGCCCGAGGTGGTCTGCACCGTCTGGTCGAACGTCTTCATGATCGCCCACCTGCGTCCCGGCGAGACGCTCCTGGTGCACGGCGGCTCCAGCGGCATCGGCACCATGGCCATCCAGCTGGCCAAGGCCGTCGGCGCCCGGGTCGCCGTCACGGCCGGCACGAAGGAGAAGCTGGACCGGTGCGCGGAGCTGGGCGCCGACATCCTGGTCAACTACCGCGAGCAGGACTTCGTCGAGGAGGTCAGGAAGGCCACGGACGGCGCCGGTGCCGACGTCATCCTCGACAACATGGGGGCGAAGTACCTGGAGCGCAACGTCAAGGCCCTCGCCGTCAACGGCCGGCTCGCGATCATCGGCATGCAGGGCGGCGTCAAGGGCGAGCTGAACATCGGCGCCCTGCTCGCCAAGCGCGCCGCCATCACCGGGGCGTCCCTGCGCGCCCGGCCGCTGGAGGAGAAGGCGGCCATCGTCGCGGCCGTGCGCGAACACGTCTGGCCCCTGTTCCCCAGCGGCCGTCTCCGCCCGGTCGTCGACCGCGAACTCCCGATGCCGGAGGCGGCCGCCGCCCACCGGGTCGTGGAGGAGAGCGGCCACATCGGCAAGGTGCTGCTGATCGCCCCGCAGGGGGCCTGACACCCGGCCCGAGCCCGGGCCCGGACGCCCTCAGACCCGCCGCAGCCGCAGCGCGACGAACGCGAGGCCCAGCCCCAGCCCGATCAGCACCAGCCCGCTGCCCAGCGGCAGGATCCGCAGCACCGGCCCGACCGGGCGCTCGGTGGTCGCGGCCTCCCGTACGGGCTGCTCCGCCGGAGCGGAGGGCTCCGGGACGGCCTCCCGGGACGCCTCGGGTACGGCGGTGGTGGCGTCGGCGTCCGGCTGCCCGGTGTCCGCCGGCCGCCCGGGCCGCTGCCGCCCCTCACCCGCGCGGCTCCCGGCCCGCGAGGGCTCGCCGGGCCGCGATGGGGCGGACAGGGCCGACGGGGCGGACGGGGCGGACGGGGCGGAGAGGGCCGACGGCGCGGATGGCGCGGAGAGGGCCGACGGGGCGGACGGGGCGGACGGGGCGGAGAGGGCCGACGGCGCGGATGGCGCGGAGAGGGCCGACGGGGTGGTCGGGGTGGTCGGAGCGGCGGCGATCGCCCCGGCCCCGGCCTGTTCGTCGTACGAGAGGACGGCACCGTGGGCCGGGACGGAGCCGTACGGTGAGACGACCGCACCCGCCCCCAGGGCGAGCGCCAGTCCCGCCGCCCGCAGTGCGCGCTGCCATGGAGTCACGGGGGTGACCCCCTCCCGCCGTGCCCGGTAGGGCAAGATCGGCAAGTTCGGTCAGGTAGAGGCCATCAGCCTCACATCGCCCCGGACGTCCGGCATGCCGGGTTCGGCCGACGGGTGGAACCGCCGCACCGTCCCGTTGGGTCGACGGGTCACGGGCCGCCGGCGCTCCTGGCGGCCGGCCCTCGCCACGGCGCCCCGCCTGCTCCTTTTCACCCGCGAGGGGGAACCGCCCGCCGGGGAGCAACCCGGGGCCCGGGCAAGACGTCTCTCCCAGCACGGTGGATCAGCCTCCCGTGGGGGCACCACGGAGGTGAGGTGCAGGCGTGCGAGAGAATGGCGGCATGGAGATGCCGAGGAACGAAAGGTCGCCGGAGAACCCGCAGATCCTGGTCGTGGGCCAGGACGGCATGGCGCTCGGCGGCGGCAGCGGAGACGAGGAGTCCCGCGAGACCCCGGTCACGGAACAGGTGGAGCAGCCCGCCAAGGTCATGCGGATCGGCAGCATGATCAAGCAGCTTCTGGAGGAAGTGCGCGCGGCTCCCCTGGACGAGGCCAGCCGGGTCCGGCTCAAGGAGATCCACGCCAGCTCGGTGAAGGAGCTGGAGGACGGTCTGGCGCCCGAGCTGGTCGAGGAGCTGGAGCGGCTCTCCCTGCCGTTCACGGACGAGGCGACCCCGAGCGACGCGGAGCTGCGCATCGCCCAGGCCCAGCTGGTCGGCTGGCTGGAGGGGCTGTTCCACGGCATCCAGACCACGCTGTTCGCCCAGCAGATGGCGGCCCGCGCCCAGCTGGAGCAGATGCGCCGCGCCCTCCCGCCGGGCGTCGGCCACGACGGCCTCGACGAGCAGCACCCGGGCGGCCGGTCGGGCGGCCCGTACCTGTAGGCCTCCCAGGGACGACAAGGGCCTGGGCCTCCCAGGGACGAAAAGGGGCCCGGCGGCCGAAGCCGCCGGGCCCCTCCTCATGTCCGGGCCGTCAGGACGGCGGGTTGCCCGTCGAGACGCCGAGCTCGATCTCGGGCATGTTCTTCGGGTCGACGTCGGTGTCGGCGGACGGGAACTGGTTCATGACCGTGCCGTCGCCGTACGTGTTCTCGTCGACGTCCGTGGTCTTCACCTGCCAGCCGGCCGCCTGCAGGCAGGCCTTGACCGACGTGATGTTCTTGAACTTGAAGTTCGGGATCCGGATCTTCTCGGGGTCGTTGTAGGACTCCTGCGGCTCCGTGCACTCCTCCGTGTCGATCGTCTTGGAGGTGTCCGGGCCCCGGTAGCCGGGCTTCTTGTCCGCGGAAGCCGGCGCCGACGCGGACGCGCTCGCGTCGCCGCCCCCGCCCGTGTTCTCCTCGCCGCCGCCGTTCAGCAGGAGCGCGGTGACCAGGCCGCCGACCGCGATGACGGACACGATGACCGAGCCGATGATCACCGGCCGGTTGCTCCGGCCGCCGCCCGAGGAGCCCGTCGAGGTCGGGGGCGTGAGGTTGTACGGCGGCGGGGTCGACGGGCCCGGCTGCGGGGAGTAGCCGGCCGGGGTCGGCGTCTGGTAGCCGCCCTGCTGCGGATAGCCGTAGGCCGGGGACGGCGCCGAGGGGGCGGGTGTGCCGTACGGGTTCGGCGGCGGGGTCGGCTGGTACGGCGTCTGGACCTGGCCCGAGGGCGGCGGGGTCGCCTGGTCCACCGGCGGGAAGACGGCCGACCCGACGCCCGCGCCGCTCGGGGTCTGCGCGCCCGGGACGATGCTGGGCGGCGCGGCCTGGAAGGACGCCGCCACGCGCAGGCACTCGTCGCGCATGGCCTCGGCACTCGGGAAGCGCTCGTTCGGGTTCTTCTTCAGGGCGCGGGCGATCAGCGCGTCCACGGCCGGGGGCAGCGCGCGGTTCACCGAGGACGGGACCGGCGGCTCCTCCTGGACGTGCGCATACGCTATGGCCAGCGGCGAGTCCGCGTCGAAGGGCAGCCGCCCGGTGACCAGTTGGAACAGCATGATGCCGACCGAGTACAGGTCGGAGCGGGCGTCCACACCGCGGCCGAGGGCCTGTTCCGGCGAGAGGTACTGCGGGGTGCCGACGACCATGCCGGTCTGCGTCATCGACGTCACACCGGACTGCATGGCGCGGGCGATGCCGAAGTCCATGACCTTGACCACGCCGCGCTTGGTCATCATCACGTTGCCCGGTTTGATGTCGCGGTGGACCAGGCCCATCTCGTGGCTGATCTCCAGCGCGGCCAGCACGTCGGCGGTGATCTTCAGCGCCTTGTCGGCGGGCATCGCGCCCTGCTGCCGGACGTCCTCGTCGAGGACCGAGCCGAGCGGGCGGCCCTCGACGTACTCCATGACGATGTACGGCGTCGTCATGCCGTCGAGGGTGTCCTCGCCGGTGTCGAAGACCGAGACGATGTTGGTGTGCGTGAGCTTGGCCACGGCCTGGGCCTCGCGGCGGAACCGCTCGCGGAAGGCCTGTTCCCGTCCGAGATCCGTGTGAAGTGTCTTGATCGCGACCTGTCGGTCGAGCACGCTGTCGTAGGCGAGGTGCACCGAGGCCATGCCGCCCTGGCCGAGGAGGTCACGCAGTTGATAGCGGCCACTGGCGAGCGCCCGCCCCGTGTGCTGGCCCTGTGCGCCGTCCTGGCTCATGTTCCCTGTCCCCCGTAGCCCCTGAAGGCGCCGCCGACCGGTGTTTATCCGTCGTTGATCCAAACCGCCATTCCCGGCCAAGTCTGCCCCAGGGCACTGACACGTCAAGCGCGGTGCCCGTTCCGTGACCGTACGCGAAGGAAGCGTCGCGGAAGCGTTACAGGGGGCGTACGGCCGGTGCACAGAATTTGCACGACAGTGCGGAGTAAAGGTTTCATGGCCCGTCCGTCCCGTGCCGGTCCTGGCACCCGTCTCGGACCGGAGGCTTGCGCGGAGGCTGTAGCGTGGCCGACGGAGACCGTAACAACACCGCGCGCACCGCGGGCAGAAACGACGGCGAGGACTGATGGCACAGCAGCAGCGCGCTCAGGGCCCGTCCGACCCCGAGGCGACTGGCGGCGGCATGTCGGACGCGCCGGAGTCCTGGGGCAACGGCGGGCTGGTCGGGGACGGCCGGTACCGGCTGACCCACAGACTCGGCCGGGGCGGCATGGCCGAGGTGTTCGCAGCCGAGGACGTCCGCCTCGGACGCACCGTCGCCGTCAAGCTGCTCCGCTCCGACCTCGCCGAGGACCCGGTGTCCAAGGCGCGCTTCACGCGCGAGGCCCAGTCGGTGGCCGGCCTCAACCACCACGCGATCGTCGCCGTGTACGACTCCGGCGAGGACTTCGTGGGCGGCCAGTCCGTGCCGTACATCGTCATGGAGCTGGTCGAGGGCCGCACCATCCGCGACCTGCTGCTGAACGCCGAGGCGCCCGGCCCCGAGCAGGCGCTGATCATCGTCTCGGGCGTCCTGGAGGCGCTCGCCTACTCGCACCAGCACGGCATCGTGCACCGCGACATCAAGCCGGCCAACGTCATCATCACGCACAACGGCGCCGTGAAGGTGATGGACTTCGGCATCGCCCGCGCCCTGCACGGCGCGTCCACGACGATGACGCAGACCGGCATGGTCATGGGCACCCCGCAGTACCTCTCCCCCGAGCAGGCCCTCGGCAAGGCCGTCGACCACCGCTCCGACCTGTACGCCACCGGCTGCCTGCTCTACGAGCTGCTCGCGCTGCGCCCGCCGTTCACCGGCGAGACCCCGCTGTCGGTGGTCTACCAGCACGTCCAGGACATCCCGACGCCGCCGTCCGAGGTCTCCGACGCCTGCCCGCCGGAGCTGGACGGCCTGGCCATGCGCGCGCTCGCCAAGGAGCCCGACGACCGTTTCCAGACGGCCGAGGAGATGCGCGGACTGGTCCAGTACGCGCTGCAGATGCTCTACGACCAGGGCGGCCACACCGGCACCTGGAACACCGGCCCGGTCGACATGCACGAGGGCCGGCACACCCCGTCGGGCGGCTTCGCCGGCACGGCCGTCATGGGCCACCCCGGGGACGCCTCCGGCACCACGCAGATCCCCTCGCCGATCCTGCCCTCCGGCTACGGCAACGGGGACGACGGCGGCTTCGAGGGCAACGGCAACAAGGGCAGCGGCCGGGGCAAGCTGTGGATCCTCGCCGTGCTCGCGGTGATCGCCATCGCCGCGGGTGTCGCCCTGGCCCTGCAGAACACCGGCGACAACAAGGACGACCCGAGCAAGAAGCAGTCGCCGACCTCCTCGCAGACGACCGAGGAGAAGACGCCCAGCGAGACGCCGAGCGACGAGGTCACCGACGAGCCGACCGACACGTCCACGGACGACGGCACCGGCACCGGGAACGGCAACGGCAACTGGACGCCGTCGTACACCCCGTCCTACACGCCGTCGCAGAGCGCCCCCGAGTCGCCCACCGGCGAGCCGACGGGCCAGCCGACCTCCCAGGAGCCGACCGGCGAGCCGACCGACCAGGAGCCCACGGACCCGGGCAGCACGCCGACGGGCGACACGGGCGGCACCGACGCCGGCACCACCACCGGTGTGGTCGGCGGCCCGGGCGGCGAGGGCGGCTGACAGCCGGAGAAACACGTGATCCACGCGCGCGTGGGGCCCGGAGACGGGGCCCACGCGCGCGTGCCGTTTCGGGCACGCCGACAAAAGAAGTCTTCCCGTGACCTGGGTCACCGGGTTAACGTGCGGTAGCTCCGGCCTCCTGCAAGGCTGTGACCAGGGACCCTTCGACGCCTTCCCGATTTACTTGGATATCCAAGCAAAATCGCAGGTCAGGAGGGGTTTCACAGAAATGTGGCGCACTGGGTAACGTGCTTTCTGCAGGGCGCTCGCCGGGGCACCTGTCACGCCTGTTCCCGGCCGAGTGGCACCCACCCCGTGTCCCGGTGGTCGAGAACAGGTGAGCCGCTCCCCCAGGCTCAAAAGAGCAGGGGGACCCCCAGGCCTACCGGCAACCCCGTGGCCCGGACCGACGGAGGAGCACACGTGACCGTGGAGAGCACTGCCGCGCGCACACCGCGACGCAGCGCCGGAAGCAAGGCCGGCACCACCGGCACCAAGCGCACCACCCGCACCACCGCCAAGAAGGACGCCGGCGCCAAGGGCACCGAGCCCCAGCTCGTGCAACTGCTGACGCCCGAGGGCAAGCGGGTCAAGAACGCCGAGTTCGACAAGTACGTCGCCGGTGTCACCCCGGAAGAGCTCCGCGGCCTCTACCGCGACATGGTGCTCACCCGCCGCTTCGACGCCGAAGCCACCTCCCTGCAGCGCCAGGGCGAGCTGGGCCTGTGGGCCTCGCTGCTCGGCCAGGAGGCCGCCCAGATCGGCTCCGGCCGGGCCCTGCGCGACGACGACTACGTCTTCCCCACCTACCGAGAGCACGGCGTCGCCTGGTGCCGCGGGGTGGACCCGACCAACCTGCTCGGCATGTTCCGCGGCGTGAACAACGGCGGCTGGGACCCGAACGGCAACAACTTCCACCTCTACACGATCGTCATCGGCTCCCAGACGCTGCACGCCACCGGCTACGCCATGGGCGTCGCCAAGGACGGCGCGGACAGCGCGGTGATCGCCTACTTCGGCGACGGCGCCTCCAGCCAGGGCGACGTGGCCGAGTCGTTCACCTTCTCCGCGGTCTACAACGCCCCCGTCGTGTTCTTCTGCCAGAACAACCAGTGGGCCATCTCCGAACCCACCGAGAAGCAGTCCCGCGTGCCGATCTACCAGCGCGCCCAGGGCTTCGGCTTCCCGGGCGTCCGGGTCGACGGCAACGACGTGCTCGGCTGCCTCGCGGTCACCCGGTGGGCCCTGGAGCGGGCCCGCGCCGGCGAGGGCCCGACCCTCGTCGAGGCGTTCACCTACCGCATGGGCGCCCACACCACCTCCGACGACCCGACCCGCTACCGCGGCGACGAGGAGCGCCAGGCCTGGGAGGCCAAGGACCCGATCCTGCGCCTTCGCCGCTATCTGGAGGCCTCAAACCACGCGGACGAGGGATTCTTCGCGGAACTGGAGGCCGAGTCCGAGGCGTTGGGCAAACGAGTGCGCGAGGCGGTCCGCGCCATGCCGGACCCGGACCACTTCGCCATCTTCGAGAACGTCTACGCGGACGGCCACGCGCTCGTCGACGAGGAGCGCGCCCAGTTCGCCGCGTACCAGGCGTCGTTCGCCGACGAGGGGGGCAACTGAAATGGCTGAGAAGCTGGCTTTGGCCAAGGCGATCAACGAGTCGCTGCGCCGCGCCCTGGAGTCCGACGACAAGGTCCTGATCATGGGCGAGGACGTCGGCAAGCTCGGCGGCGTCTTCCGGGTGACGGACGGGCTGCAGAAGGACTTCGGCGAGAGCCGCGTCATCGACACCCCGCTCGCCGAGTCGGGCATCGTCGGCACGGCGATCGGCCTGGCCCTGCGCGGCTACCGCCCCGTGGTGGAGATCCAGTTCGACGGCTTCGTCTTCCCGGCGTACGACCAGATCGTCACGCAGCTCGCGAAGATGCACGCCCGCTCGCTGGGCAAGGTCAAGCTCCCGGTCGTCGTGCGCATCCCCTACGGCGGCGGCATCGGCGCGGTGGAGCACCACTCCGAGTCGCCCGAGTCGCTCTTCGCGCACGTGGCGGGCCTGAAGATCGTCAGCCCGTCGAACGCGTCGGACGCGTACTGGATGATGCAGCAGGCCATCCAGAGCGACGACCCGGTGATCTTCTTCGAGCCCAAGCGCCGCTACTGGGACAAGGGCGAGGTCAACACGGAGGCGATCCCGGGCCCGCTGCACAAGGCCCAGGTGGTCCGCGAGGGCACCGACCTGACCCTGGCCGCCTACGGCCCGATGGTGAAGCTCTGCCAGGAGGTCGCGGACGCGGCCGCCGAGGAGGGCAGGAGCCTGGAGGTCCTGGACCTGCGCTCGGTCTCCCCCCTCGACTTCGACTCGATCCAGGCCTCGGTCGAGAAGACCCGCCGCCTGGTCGTCGTCCACGAGGCGCCGGTGTTCTTCGGCTCGGGCGCGGAGATCGCCGCCCGGATCACGGAGCGCTGCTTCTACCACCTGGAGGCCCCGGTGCTCCGGGTCGGCGGCTACCACGCGCCGTACCCGCCGGCCCGCCTGGAGGAGGAGTACCTGCCGAACCTGGACCGGGTGCTGGATGCCGTCGACCGCTCGCTGGCGTACTGAGGAGAGGGTCGTGACGACGATGACGGAAGCGTCCGTGCGCGAGTTCAAGATGCCCGACGTGGGCGAGGGGCTCACGGAGGCGGAGATCCTCAAGTGGTACGTCCAGCCCGGTGACACGGTCACGGACGGCCAGGTGGTGTGCGAGGTGGAGACGGCGAAGGCGGCCGTCGAGCTGCCCATCCCGTACGACGGCGTCGTCCGGGAGCTGC
This genomic stretch from Streptomyces sp. Go-475 harbors:
- a CDS encoding ATP-binding cassette domain-containing protein; the encoded protein is MSTQSSGLAIETAGLVKTFGETRAVDGVDLSVPAGTVYGVLGPNGAGKTTTVKMLATLLRPDGGEAHVFGHDIVREADEVRGRVSLTGQYASVDEDLTGTENLVLLGRLLGHHKKAARERAGQLLEAFGLTEAAGKQVKHYSGGMRRRIDIAASILNTPDLLFLDEPTTGLDPRSRNQVWDIVRAVVAQGTTVLLTTQYLDEADQLASRIAVIDRGRVIAEGTKGELKSSVGAGSVHLRLRDPDRRDQAADLLRRALDALVQPEPDPVALTARLGTAASDDSAAEQAARALSELARAGITVDNFSLGQPSLDEVFLALTGHDTHDSSDRSDDPKDEVAA
- a CDS encoding NAD(P)H-quinone oxidoreductase, giving the protein MYAITIPEPGGPEALVWDEVPDPVPGEGEVLVEVAAGAVNRADLLQRQGFYDPPPGASPYPGLECSGRIAEIGPGVSGWDVGDEVCALLAGGGYAEKVVVPAGQLLPVPDGVELKHAAALPEVVCTVWSNVFMIAHLRPGETLLVHGGSSGIGTMAIQLAKAVGARVAVTAGTKEKLDRCAELGADILVNYREQDFVEEVRKATDGAGADVILDNMGAKYLERNVKALAVNGRLAIIGMQGGVKGELNIGALLAKRAAITGASLRARPLEEKAAIVAAVREHVWPLFPSGRLRPVVDRELPMPEAAAAHRVVEESGHIGKVLLIAPQGA
- a CDS encoding bacterial proteasome activator family protein, whose amino-acid sequence is MEMPRNERSPENPQILVVGQDGMALGGGSGDEESRETPVTEQVEQPAKVMRIGSMIKQLLEEVRAAPLDEASRVRLKEIHASSVKELEDGLAPELVEELERLSLPFTDEATPSDAELRIAQAQLVGWLEGLFHGIQTTLFAQQMAARAQLEQMRRALPPGVGHDGLDEQHPGGRSGGPYL
- a CDS encoding protein kinase — protein: MSQDGAQGQHTGRALASGRYQLRDLLGQGGMASVHLAYDSVLDRQVAIKTLHTDLGREQAFRERFRREAQAVAKLTHTNIVSVFDTGEDTLDGMTTPYIVMEYVEGRPLGSVLDEDVRQQGAMPADKALKITADVLAALEISHEMGLVHRDIKPGNVMMTKRGVVKVMDFGIARAMQSGVTSMTQTGMVVGTPQYLSPEQALGRGVDARSDLYSVGIMLFQLVTGRLPFDADSPLAIAYAHVQEEPPVPSSVNRALPPAVDALIARALKKNPNERFPSAEAMRDECLRVAASFQAAPPSIVPGAQTPSGAGVGSAVFPPVDQATPPPSGQVQTPYQPTPPPNPYGTPAPSAPSPAYGYPQQGGYQTPTPAGYSPQPGPSTPPPYNLTPPTSTGSSGGGRSNRPVIIGSVIVSVIAVGGLVTALLLNGGGEENTGGGGDASASASAPASADKKPGYRGPDTSKTIDTEECTEPQESYNDPEKIRIPNFKFKNITSVKACLQAAGWQVKTTDVDENTYGDGTVMNQFPSADTDVDPKNMPEIELGVSTGNPPS
- a CDS encoding protein kinase; protein product: MAQQQRAQGPSDPEATGGGMSDAPESWGNGGLVGDGRYRLTHRLGRGGMAEVFAAEDVRLGRTVAVKLLRSDLAEDPVSKARFTREAQSVAGLNHHAIVAVYDSGEDFVGGQSVPYIVMELVEGRTIRDLLLNAEAPGPEQALIIVSGVLEALAYSHQHGIVHRDIKPANVIITHNGAVKVMDFGIARALHGASTTMTQTGMVMGTPQYLSPEQALGKAVDHRSDLYATGCLLYELLALRPPFTGETPLSVVYQHVQDIPTPPSEVSDACPPELDGLAMRALAKEPDDRFQTAEEMRGLVQYALQMLYDQGGHTGTWNTGPVDMHEGRHTPSGGFAGTAVMGHPGDASGTTQIPSPILPSGYGNGDDGGFEGNGNKGSGRGKLWILAVLAVIAIAAGVALALQNTGDNKDDPSKKQSPTSSQTTEEKTPSETPSDEVTDEPTDTSTDDGTGTGNGNGNWTPSYTPSYTPSQSAPESPTGEPTGQPTSQEPTGEPTDQEPTDPGSTPTGDTGGTDAGTTTGVVGGPGGEGG
- the pdhA gene encoding pyruvate dehydrogenase (acetyl-transferring) E1 component subunit alpha codes for the protein MTVESTAARTPRRSAGSKAGTTGTKRTTRTTAKKDAGAKGTEPQLVQLLTPEGKRVKNAEFDKYVAGVTPEELRGLYRDMVLTRRFDAEATSLQRQGELGLWASLLGQEAAQIGSGRALRDDDYVFPTYREHGVAWCRGVDPTNLLGMFRGVNNGGWDPNGNNFHLYTIVIGSQTLHATGYAMGVAKDGADSAVIAYFGDGASSQGDVAESFTFSAVYNAPVVFFCQNNQWAISEPTEKQSRVPIYQRAQGFGFPGVRVDGNDVLGCLAVTRWALERARAGEGPTLVEAFTYRMGAHTTSDDPTRYRGDEERQAWEAKDPILRLRRYLEASNHADEGFFAELEAESEALGKRVREAVRAMPDPDHFAIFENVYADGHALVDEERAQFAAYQASFADEGGN
- a CDS encoding alpha-ketoacid dehydrogenase subunit beta, whose translation is MAEKLALAKAINESLRRALESDDKVLIMGEDVGKLGGVFRVTDGLQKDFGESRVIDTPLAESGIVGTAIGLALRGYRPVVEIQFDGFVFPAYDQIVTQLAKMHARSLGKVKLPVVVRIPYGGGIGAVEHHSESPESLFAHVAGLKIVSPSNASDAYWMMQQAIQSDDPVIFFEPKRRYWDKGEVNTEAIPGPLHKAQVVREGTDLTLAAYGPMVKLCQEVADAAAEEGRSLEVLDLRSVSPLDFDSIQASVEKTRRLVVVHEAPVFFGSGAEIAARITERCFYHLEAPVLRVGGYHAPYPPARLEEEYLPNLDRVLDAVDRSLAY